The Trichosurus vulpecula isolate mTriVul1 chromosome 3, mTriVul1.pri, whole genome shotgun sequence genome includes a window with the following:
- the LOC118841320 gene encoding olfactory receptor 1361-like, translated as MDRENQTIISEFLLLGLSSQPEQQQILFWLFLCVYLITVIGNLLIMLAIGLDTRIHSPMYFFLANLSFVDLCFSSVTVPKMLVNHIMRRNSISYVECMMQMYFFITFTNMDGFLLMVMAYDRYMAICRPLHYTTVMRPGLCILLVAISWVITNLHALLHTLLMAQLSFCADNTIPHFFCDPYPVRKLSCSDTFINDLMVFTVGGAMFITPFTCIAISYVFIFSNVMKIPSTQGIQKALSTCGSHLTVVSLFYGVIMGIYLRPSSSYSAVDTVASVIFTVVTPMLNPFIYSLRNQDMKLALRRLILTKVILQMP; from the coding sequence ATGGACAGAGAAAACCAAACCATTATCTCTGAATTCCTTCTCCTGGGGCTCTCCAGTCAGCCAGAACAGCAGCAAATTCTCTTCTGGCTATTCCTGTGTGTCTATCTTATCACTGTGATTGGGAACCTGCTCATCATGCTGGCCATTGGTTTGGACACCCGAATCCACTcacccatgtacttcttcctggCCAACCTCTCTTTTGTTGACCTTTGCTTTTCATCAGTTACAGTCCCAAAGATGTTGGTAAATCACATAATGAGAAGGAACTCTATCTCTTATGTGGAGTGCATGATGCAGATGTATTTCTTTATTACTTTTACAAACATGGATGGGTTTCTTCTGATGGTGATGGCTTATGATCGCTACATGGCCATCTGCCGCCCACTTCACTACACCACAGTGATGCGCCCTGGACTTTGCATCCTTCTGGTGGCCATATCCTGGGTCATCACTAATCTGCATGCACTCTTACACACCCTGCTAATGGCTCAATTGTCTTTCTGTGCTGACAACACCATTCCCCACTTCTTCTGTGATCCCTACCCAGTTCGAAAGCTCTCCTGTTCAGACACCTTCATCAATGATTTGATGGTGTTCACTGTGGGTGGAGCCATGTTTATTACCCCATTCACATGTATTGCCATCTCTTATGTCTTCATATTCTCCAACGTGATGAAGATCCCATCTACCCAAGGAATACAGAAAGCCCTGTCCACATGTGGTTCCCACCTCACTGTGGTTTCCCTCTTCTATGGGGTCATAATGGGGATCTATCTGCGCCCCTCATCCTCGTACTCAGCTGTTGACACGGTGGCCTCAGTTATCTTTACTGTAGTTACCCCCATGCTTAACCCCTTTATCTACAGCCTGAGAAATCAGGACATGAAGCTAGCTCTACGGAGACTGATTCTTACAAAAGTGATCTTGCAAATGCCTTAG